One window of the Gemmatimonadota bacterium genome contains the following:
- a CDS encoding DUF3500 domain-containing protein, with the protein YFRVTSPSMVIEYAVQNGEGTIDHAHSMYRELDNDYGSAWIGAE; encoded by the coding sequence CGTATTTCCGCGTGACCAGCCCGTCCATGGTAATCGAATACGCGGTTCAAAACGGTGAAGGCACCATAGATCATGCTCACAGCATGTATCGTGAGCTTGATAACGACTACGGTTCCGCGTGGATCGGGGCCGAATGA